The Pseudomonas fragi DNA window CCGGTGGACGACACCAGTTCCATAAAGCCGATGACCACCCCCAGCGAGGAGTTCTTGACGATGTTCAGGTAGGTGTTGGTGATCTGCGGAATCATCGGATAGATGGCCTGCGGCACGATCAACTGGCGCAGGGTGGTACCGGGTGTAAAGCCGAGTGCCCTGGCCGCTTCGTACTGGCCGCGCTGCACCGATTCAATCGCGCCACGCACGATCTCGGCGATGTAACTGGCGCTGTAGAACGACAGGGCCAGGCACAAGGCAAGCATTTCCGGTACCAGAGTGATCCCGCCCTTGAACCCGAAACCGCGCTGCACCGGCACTTCCCATTGCACATGGGCATCACTCAGGGCGTACACCAGCAAGGGCAGCAGCACCGCCCCGGCCAGCAGCGCGGGCCAGCGCCTGGAGGCAAAACCGCGCCACGGCCCGCGGGCTTCTTTCAAGCGGCAGAACATATAAGCCAGCAAGGTGCCCAGCAGCATCAGGAAGAGCCCCCAGCCGACCACACTGCCCTGCTCAAGCCACGGCAGGTTGAGACCGTTGTTGTTCAAAAACACCACACCAAACAGCGAGGCCGAGTGCTTGACCCCGGGCAGCGCCAGCACCAGCCCGTACCACCAGACCAGATGCACCACCAGCGGCACGTTGCGCAAAAATTCGATGCAGGTGCCGCTCAGACGCTTGATCAGCCAATTGTCCGAGACGCGCGCCATGCCCAGCGCACCACCCAGCAGGGTCGCCAGGACAATGCTCAGCACCGACACCAGCAGGGTGTTGAGCAAGCCCACCAGATAGGCGCGGGCATAGGTTGCATCCGGGGTGTAATCAATCAGCGAGAAGCTGATGTCATAGCCGGCGCGCTGGGACAAAAAACCGAACCCCGAGGCGATATTGAGGTTCTTCAGGTTCAGTGCGGCGTTGCTGGAGAGCAGATAAAACACTGCCGCAACCAGAGCCAGTACCAGCCCCTGCTGCAGCACGCTGGACAGGCGCAGGTTGGGCGAACGATGGGTCGACATGACAGTAATCCCCTCAGCGAATCGGCGGTGCGTACATCAGGCCATGGTCTTTCCAGCTGCGGTTGAGACCGCGCGGGATGTTCAATGCCGTCTGCTGGCCGAGATTGCGGTCGTAGATTTGCGCGTAGTTGCCGACCTGCTTGAGGGCGCGATAAGCCCAGTCACTGTCCAGGCCAAAGGACTTGCCGATGCTGCCTTCGGTGCCCAGCAAGCGGGCGATATCGGTGGATGCGCTCTTGTTGCCACGCAACTCGTCGACGTTGTCCGAGGTTACGCCCAGCTCTTCGCCGGTCATCAGCGCGTAAGCGGTCCAGGTCACAATATTGCGCCACACCGTGTCACCCTGAGCGACAAAGGCCCCCAGCGGCTCCTTGGAAATCACCTCGGGCAACAGCGCATAGTCCTTGGGGTTGTTCATCAACGCCAAACGCGCCGCCAGCCCCGAAGAGTCATTGGAAATGGCGTTACAGCGGCCGCGCTGGAAAGCGGCGTAAAGCTCGGGGCTTTTTTCGATGACCACGGTTTTGTAAGTCAGGCCACGGCGGCCGAAATAGTCTTCCAGGTTTTGCTCGGAGGTGGTGCCCGGTGACAGGCAGAAAGTGGCGCCGTCCAGGTCGGTGAGTTTCTGGATGCCGTCGGCGGCGTGGGTCATAAAGCCCTGGCCGTCATAGAACCACACGGTGGTGAAGTCCACCCCCAGGTTGGCAATGCGTTCAGCGGTCCAGGAGGCGGCCCGCGACAGGATATCGATCTCCCCGGAGGCCAGGGCGGTAAAGCGGTTTTTCGCGGTGGTGGTCAGGTACTCGACCTTGTCCGCATCCCCCAGCACCGCCGCGGCCACGGCGCGGCACAGGTCCACGTCCATGCCGGTCCAGCGGCCCTTGTCATCAATCAGCGAAAAGCCCGGTTTGTCGCCCGCGACCCCACAGCGCACGCTGCCATGGGCCTTGACCTTGTCCAGCACACCTGCCTGGGCGGCCTGGGCACCCGTCAACAGCAAGGCCAACAGCGGAGCCCCAAGTAAAAGCTTGGCCCTATTCAATTTATGCATATCATTGCCCCTTCAAAATTCTTCTTTTTATGCCTGTCAACCACAGTTCAACGGCAGGTGGCGGTTCAGCGCACAATAAAGACCCAGGCTTGGGCCGGATAGCGGCAATTGATCCACTATGCTGCACGGGCTATCGAATATTGGAATAAGTCCATGAACATTGACTGGTACGAAGATTTTCTCGCCCTGGCCGACACCGGTAAATTCACGGCAGCAGCCAGCATGCGCGGCTCATCGCAATCGGCCCTGAGCCGGCGTATTCAACTGCTTGAAGCTCACCTGGGCGCGACCCTGATCGACCGCGAACGCAACCCGGTGCGCCTGACTGCGGCGGGCGAAGCGCTGCTGCCCAATGCCGTGGAACTGGTACGCATGGCCCGCGATTGCGAACAGAGCGTCAAGGTGCTCAACCGGCCACTGACCTTTGCTTCGCTGCACACCCTGGCGTGCAACTTCTTCCCGGGCTGGATCAGCCAGTTGAACAGCCCGCAGGCGCCGCTGTTCACCCGTATCGACACGGGCTATCGCAGCACCGATGACTACTACATGGCGCTGATGTCCGGGCGTTGTGATTTCATCCTGTTCTACCGTGACACCAAGACGGCGCCCTACTCGCGCCAGAGCGAGTTCGAGGTCAAGTCCCTGGGCCATGACGAGCTGTACTGGGTCGCCACGCCCGTACTGGCGGCGCATTGCGCGCACACCGACGAGCCGATCCCGCTGCTCAGCTATTCGCGCAGTGCGCAATTGCATGAACTGTCGCGCACCCAGATCAACCGTCACCCCCAGCCGCAGCGTTTGCTGCAAGTGTTCGAAGCCACCGTCTCGGAGGCGCTCAAGCCGATGGTCGCCAGCGGCCAGGGCGTGGCGTGCATGCCCCACAGCATGGTGGCGCCACTGATCGAACGCGGTGAGCTGGTGCGCTTGTACCCGGACATGGAGTCCGATCATCTGGAAGTGATCCTGGTGCGCTGGCGCGACAACCGCAACCCCCAGGCCGACGCGCTCTGGCAGCGGCTTTAGCCACTTGCCCCCTTTTGTGGGAGCGGGCTTGCTCGCGATGGCAGCACCTCGCTAGTGCGGATACACCGCGCCGCCCATATCGCGAGCAAGCCTGCTCCCACAAGGTGTGATACCTATTTACGACATCAAATGTCACATGGGCTGGCTGTTAAGGCAGGAGTTTCGCTAAGCTCTGCGGTTTCCCATAGTCCTCAAGCGGTAAGCCCATGATCGAAGTCACCGAGGTGTCCATAGCCCAACTGCGCGGCGCGCTCGAAACCGGCCAAACCACGGCAGTCGAACTGGTGCAGGCCTATCTCGCGCGGATCGACGCCTACGACACTCCTGACACGGCCACCGCGCTCAATGCCGTGGTGGTGCGCAACCCCCAGGCACTGGCCGAAGCACAGGCCTCGGACGCCCGCAGGGCCAAGGGCCAGACCCTCGGCCCGCTGGATGGCATCCCCTATACAGCCAAGGACAGTTACCTGGTCAAGGGCCTGACCGCCGCCTCGGGCAGCCCGGCCTTCAAGGACCTGATCGCCTATCGTGATGCCTTCACCATTGAGCGCCTGCGCGGTGCGGGGGCCATCTGCCTGGGCAAGACCAATATGCCGCCCATGGCCAACGGCGGCATGCAACGCGGTGTGTATGGCCGCGCCGAAAGCCCGTACAACGCCAACTACCTGACGGCGCCTTTCGCCTCCGGCTCGTCCAACGGTGCAGGCACGGCCACGGCGGCCAGTTTTTCGGCTTTCGGCCTGGCCGAGGAAACCTGGTCCAGCGGGCGCGGCCCGGCGTCTAACAACGGCCTGTGCGCCTACACGCCTTCGCGCGGGGTGATTTCAGTGCGCGGTAACTGGCCGCTGACACCGACCATGGACGTGGTCGTGCCCTTTGCCCGCACGATGGCCGACCTGCTCGAAGTGCTCGATGTTGTCGTCGCCGAAGACCCGGATACCCGTGGCGACCTGTGGCGCCTGCAACCCTGGGTGCCGCTGCCGAGCGTGGCCTCGGTGCGTCCGGCCTCCTATGCACAACTCAATGCCGGCAGCGAAGCGCTGGCCGGCAAACGCTTTGGCGTACCGCGCATGTATATCAATGCCGACCCCGAGGCCGGCACGGCTGAATGCCCCGGCATTGGCGGCCCCACCGGGCAGCGCATCATCACTCGCGCGTCGGTGATTGACCTGTGGCAAGCCGCACGCCAGGCCATCGAAGCCCAGGGCGGCGAAGTGCTGGAAGTAGATTTCCCGCTGGTGTCCAACTGCGAAGGCGATCGCCCTGGCGCGCCCACCGTGTTTACCCGCGGGCTGGTGTCCAAAGAGTTCTTGCATGACGAGCTGTGGGAGCTGTCGGCCTGGGCATTCGATGATTTCCTGCGCGCCAACGGTGACCCGCAACTCAACCGCCTGGCCGACGTCGACGGCCCACTGATCTTCCCGCACGACCCGGGCACCCTGCCCAACCGTGAGGACGAACTGGCGGCCGGCATGGACGAGTATGTGCGCATGGCCCAGCGTGGCATTACCCCGTGGGACCAGATCAGTACCGTGCCCGACGGCCTGCGCGGCCTTGAAAAAACCCGGCGCATCGACCTGGAAGACTGGATGGACCACTTGGGCCTGGATGCTGTGCTGTTCCCGACCGTCGCTGATGTTGGCCCGGCAGATGCGGATGTGAACCCGGTGTCAGCGGATATCGCCTGGAGCAACGGCGTGTGGGTGGCCAACGGCAATCTCGCCATTCGCCATCTGGGTGTGCCGACCGTAACCGTGCCTATGGGCGTGATGGCGGATATCGGCATGCCGGTGGGGCTGACGTTTGCCGGTCGCGCCTATGACGATTCGGCGTTGCTGCGCTTTGCGTCGGCATTTGAGGCAACGGGCAGCAAGCGCATGATCCCGCCGCGCACGCCGCCGTTGAAGTAATAAGCGCCACGATCGTGGAAGCGGGCTTGCTCGCGATGCAGGCGCCGCGGTGTTTCAGTCACACCGCGGCGATCCAGTCGCGAGCAAGCCCGCTCCCACAATCGTGTGTTGTTCTCAGCCCTTGGCCGCCATCGCCGTCACTTCCACCCGCATCCCCGCCACCGCCAATTCGGCCACGCCCACCGCAGCGCGCACCGGCCACGGTTGGGCAAAGTAACGCTTGTAAACTTCATTGAACGCCGCCCGATCAGCCATGTCAGTCAGGTAAATGGTCAGGTGCAGTACCCGGCTCATCGAACTGCCCGCCTTCTCCAGCGCCAGCTTGAGCGCCTGCAACGTACACTCGCTCTGCTCGACAATCCCGCCCAGCTCCAGGCTGCCATCGGCACGGGTCGGAATCTGCGTCGATACCAGCAGGCCGGCAAAGCCGGCAACATCCGAGGAGATGGAATCCGCATCGGGATCAGGGATAAAAGTGATGTCGTGGTGAGACATAAGTGATCGCTCGCTTGAAGTGAAAACACCCATTGTCCAACGTCTGCCAACGCCTTGCGCGTTTTTTTGCACCGTCGCACATGGCCGTGCTTGGCTAAAACCTTCTGCGATCCATTACCATGCGCTTCGCCATGACGTCGTTGCATAGCCTGGAGTGCCCTGTGGAAATCAAACACCTGCGATCATTTGTGACCCTGGCCGAAGAGCTGCACTTCGGCCGGGCCGCGCAACGGCTGTCCATCGTGCAACCGGCCCTGAGCATGCAGATCAAGATGCTCGAAGAGGAGCTGGGGGTGCGCCTGTTCGAGCGCAACCGCCACTCGGTCGCACTCACCGAGGTGGGCACCCTCTTCCTGCCTGAAGCCCGGGCCACACTCCACCAGTCGGCCCATGCCGCCGATGTGGCCAGGGCGTGTGGCCGCGGGGAGATTGGCCGGGTGCGCTTTGGCTTTGTCTCCTCGGTACTGCCCGAATTGCTACCCATGCTGGTCCGCTCGCTGCATGCCCGCTTCCCGCGGATCGAACTGGAACTCAAGGACATGCCCGGCCCTGACCAGGCCGTGGCGCTGAAAAACGGCCAGCTCGACTTCGGCCTGATGCGCCTGCCGGCCGCCATCCCGGGGATCCACACCCGCGAGGTGCTGCAGGAAAACTTTATTGTCGCCCTGCCCGGCGACCACCCGCTGCTGGCCTGCGACGTCCTGCACCCCACTGAGCTGAGCCAGTTGCCGGTTTTTACCCTGGCTCGGCGTTACGCCCCCGGCTTTTACGATGAATTGATGCAAGCGCTTGCCCGCCAGGGCGCGCATCTGCCACACGCAACCGAGTTGGGCGAGTTCACCACCATGCTTGCCCTGGTATCTGCCGGGCTAGGGGTTGGCCTGCTGCCAGCCAACGCCGGGCGCGCCTTGCCCGCCAATGTCATCTCCAGGCCGCTGGATCTGGGGGAATACCGGGCAACCACGGGGCTGGCATGGACAGCGCTGAACAGTGCTGTCAAAGCCACGGTGTTCAGCTTGATGGAGGAGTTGTTGGCGCTGGACACACCACCGCTTGAGGGCTGAGCAACCTGTCGGGTACGCCGTGAAGGGGGACGGGCAGGCGCTATGGCACCCGCCCGTTAAGCGGGAGGTTACGGCCGGGCTGCCGTGACCTCGATCTCTACCAGATAATTCGGGTTGGCCAGACCGGCCACCTGGAACGCCGAGCGGGTTGGCAGCTTGGGCTGGGCCTGGGTGCCGAAAAACTGGGTGTAACCCTTCATAAAGCCGGCGAAATCCATCTTGCCGGTTTCCGGCGTACCCACCAGATACACCTGCATCTTGATCACATCACCCATGCTCAGGCCCAGGCTTTTGAGGGTGGCCTCGATATTTTTCAGCACATTGACCGTCTGCACTTCGGTGTCGCCATAAGCGGCGAGGGTCTTGGGGTCGGCCTTGCTGTCGGCAATGGGCGGCACCACACCACTGAGGTTGACCACGGTGACACCCGGCGGGATTTCCACGGCCAGGGAAATCGGAAAGTCGGAATTGGGCAGCTTGTGGCGGATCACTTCTGCCGCACTCACCTGGGTTGCCATCAGGCCGGCCAGCACCGAGGTCAAAACAAAAGCGGGGATCATTTTTTTAGTCATCGTTACATTCCTTTAGGGGTATGAAAAAACGCGCAGTCCATGATTGCTTGTCAGCGCCGGGTGACCGCGCGTACATCCTCGACGGTCACGGTGTCGGCATAATGGTTGCCAAAGTGGGTTCGCACATAGTTGACCACCTCTGCAATCTGCTGGTCATCCATGTATTTCTTGAAGCCCGGCATGCCGCCCTGCCCTGATGTCACCATATACACCGGGTACACCTTGGCCCCCAGTTTCTGGTTGGCAGCCAGCGCCGGATACGCGCCCGCCCC harbors:
- a CDS encoding amino acid ABC transporter permease; this encodes MSTHRSPNLRLSSVLQQGLVLALVAAVFYLLSSNAALNLKNLNIASGFGFLSQRAGYDISFSLIDYTPDATYARAYLVGLLNTLLVSVLSIVLATLLGGALGMARVSDNWLIKRLSGTCIEFLRNVPLVVHLVWWYGLVLALPGVKHSASLFGVVFLNNNGLNLPWLEQGSVVGWGLFLMLLGTLLAYMFCRLKEARGPWRGFASRRWPALLAGAVLLPLLVYALSDAHVQWEVPVQRGFGFKGGITLVPEMLALCLALSFYSASYIAEIVRGAIESVQRGQYEAARALGFTPGTTLRQLIVPQAIYPMIPQITNTYLNIVKNSSLGVVIGFMELVSSTGGTTLNQTGQAIECIALVMGTYCAISLMISLAMNIYNHRIGQRGH
- a CDS encoding amino acid ABC transporter substrate-binding protein, producing MHKLNRAKLLLGAPLLALLLTGAQAAQAGVLDKVKAHGSVRCGVAGDKPGFSLIDDKGRWTGMDVDLCRAVAAAVLGDADKVEYLTTTAKNRFTALASGEIDILSRAASWTAERIANLGVDFTTVWFYDGQGFMTHAADGIQKLTDLDGATFCLSPGTTSEQNLEDYFGRRGLTYKTVVIEKSPELYAAFQRGRCNAISNDSSGLAARLALMNNPKDYALLPEVISKEPLGAFVAQGDTVWRNIVTWTAYALMTGEELGVTSDNVDELRGNKSASTDIARLLGTEGSIGKSFGLDSDWAYRALKQVGNYAQIYDRNLGQQTALNIPRGLNRSWKDHGLMYAPPIR
- a CDS encoding LysR family transcriptional regulator, giving the protein MNIDWYEDFLALADTGKFTAAASMRGSSQSALSRRIQLLEAHLGATLIDRERNPVRLTAAGEALLPNAVELVRMARDCEQSVKVLNRPLTFASLHTLACNFFPGWISQLNSPQAPLFTRIDTGYRSTDDYYMALMSGRCDFILFYRDTKTAPYSRQSEFEVKSLGHDELYWVATPVLAAHCAHTDEPIPLLSYSRSAQLHELSRTQINRHPQPQRLLQVFEATVSEALKPMVASGQGVACMPHSMVAPLIERGELVRLYPDMESDHLEVILVRWRDNRNPQADALWQRL
- a CDS encoding amidase, whose amino-acid sequence is MIEVTEVSIAQLRGALETGQTTAVELVQAYLARIDAYDTPDTATALNAVVVRNPQALAEAQASDARRAKGQTLGPLDGIPYTAKDSYLVKGLTAASGSPAFKDLIAYRDAFTIERLRGAGAICLGKTNMPPMANGGMQRGVYGRAESPYNANYLTAPFASGSSNGAGTATAASFSAFGLAEETWSSGRGPASNNGLCAYTPSRGVISVRGNWPLTPTMDVVVPFARTMADLLEVLDVVVAEDPDTRGDLWRLQPWVPLPSVASVRPASYAQLNAGSEALAGKRFGVPRMYINADPEAGTAECPGIGGPTGQRIITRASVIDLWQAARQAIEAQGGEVLEVDFPLVSNCEGDRPGAPTVFTRGLVSKEFLHDELWELSAWAFDDFLRANGDPQLNRLADVDGPLIFPHDPGTLPNREDELAAGMDEYVRMAQRGITPWDQISTVPDGLRGLEKTRRIDLEDWMDHLGLDAVLFPTVADVGPADADVNPVSADIAWSNGVWVANGNLAIRHLGVPTVTVPMGVMADIGMPVGLTFAGRAYDDSALLRFASAFEATGSKRMIPPRTPPLK
- a CDS encoding RidA family protein, with product MSHHDITFIPDPDADSISSDVAGFAGLLVSTQIPTRADGSLELGGIVEQSECTLQALKLALEKAGSSMSRVLHLTIYLTDMADRAAFNEVYKRYFAQPWPVRAAVGVAELAVAGMRVEVTAMAAKG
- a CDS encoding LysR family transcriptional regulator, with translation MEIKHLRSFVTLAEELHFGRAAQRLSIVQPALSMQIKMLEEELGVRLFERNRHSVALTEVGTLFLPEARATLHQSAHAADVARACGRGEIGRVRFGFVSSVLPELLPMLVRSLHARFPRIELELKDMPGPDQAVALKNGQLDFGLMRLPAAIPGIHTREVLQENFIVALPGDHPLLACDVLHPTELSQLPVFTLARRYAPGFYDELMQALARQGAHLPHATELGEFTTMLALVSAGLGVGLLPANAGRALPANVISRPLDLGEYRATTGLAWTALNSAVKATVFSLMEELLALDTPPLEG
- a CDS encoding RidA family protein; translation: MTKKMIPAFVLTSVLAGLMATQVSAAEVIRHKLPNSDFPISLAVEIPPGVTVVNLSGVVPPIADSKADPKTLAAYGDTEVQTVNVLKNIEATLKSLGLSMGDVIKMQVYLVGTPETGKMDFAGFMKGYTQFFGTQAQPKLPTRSAFQVAGLANPNYLVEIEVTAARP
- a CDS encoding c-type cytochrome — encoded protein: MRMTLTTAILAGVLASVPAFAEDAPILSTSGKFDQPSGEALFNQVCQGCHMADGQGSHGAGAYPALAANQKLGAKVYPVYMVTSGQGGMPGFKKYMDDQQIAEVVNYVRTHFGNHYADTVTVEDVRAVTRR